Below is a window of Pelagicoccus albus DNA.
ACCGTGATCACAGCTCCACATTCCCGAGCCGCCGCAACCACCGCGTCGGAGTCGAAAGGTTTGAGGCTGTGCATGCTAATGACGCGTGCCTCCAAACCACTCTCCTTCTTGAGAGCTTCGGCCGCTAGGTAGGCGTGAATCACGGCTTCGCCCGTGGCCACAAATGCGAGCTGGTCCCCTTCCCGCAGAACTCGAGCTTTCCCAAATTCGAAGGGCTGCTCCTTCTCTTTACCGAGATCGAACAAAGGAGCTTTTCCGAAACGTAGAAAAACGGGCTTGTCGAGGGCTGCAGCTGCGCGAACTGCGGCTTCTGCTTCGTAGTTGTCTGCTGGACACACGACATGCAAGTTATTGATCGCGCGCAAGACTGCAAAATCGTGCAAGGAATGATGGGTCGTGCCGAGGGCTCCGTAACTTACCCCCGAACTAATCCCCACCAACGTGACAGGATTGTCGGAGTAAGCGACGTCGTTCTTGATCTGCTCTAGAGAACGCGCGGTAAGGAAACAGGAAGGCGACACTGCGAACACTTTCTTGCCCGCGGAAGCCAATCCGGCTGCGATGCCAACTAGGTTTTGCTCCGCTATTCCCACTTCGACTAGTTGCTTTGGGTAGGCTTCACCAAAAGGACCAAGCTTGCCAGAGCCACGCGAGTCGCTAACTACCGCAACAACCTGCTTGTCGTCTGATGCCAGACTTTCAACAGTCGCCGCGAACACCTGCAGGTTCGCTTTCCCGAGTTTAAGTCCGAGACCCTTAGCCACTGCCTCCGCTTCGCTACTGTACATAGAGGGTGCCGCTCCGCTCATGACAACGCTCCTTCCTTCTCTGCCAACATCGCGTCGAAGCCTGCCATGGCACGCTCATACTCCTCGTCGTTCGGCACACCATGGTGCCATTTTCCGACATCTTCCATAAAGTCCACACCTTTACCTTTTATCGTATTGGCAATAACCATACTTGGCTTACCTGGCTCCAAAGGAGCTTTGAGGGCTTCGGTCAGCTCCGAAATGGAATGACCATCGATTCTCCTTACCGCCCAACCGAACGCTTCCCACTTTTCGACAAGCGGCTCACTGTTCATTACGTCTTTGGTGCGGCCTGCAATCTGTAGCGTATTACAGTCGATGATGGCGGTCAAATTGTCCAAGCCATAGTGGGACGCCGCCATAGCCGCCTCCCAGTTGGACCCTTCGGCCAACTCCCCATCGCCCAGCAAAGTGAAGACTCGATAGTTTTTCTGATCCATCTTTCCTGCCAATGCGACTCCCACGCATATCGGCAAGCCATGCCCAAGTCCACCCGTGTTTTGCTCCACTCCATGAACCTTGCGGGTCGGATGTCCGACGTAGTGCGACTTGTAACAGCAAAGCGTTTCCAATTCCTTTTCCTCAAAAAATCCCGCATCTGCTAGGACGGCAAACAAAGCTTCCACCGCATGACCTTTGCTCTGCACGTAGCGGTCCCTATCCTGCGAGGAAAAGGTTTCCGGCCTAACGTTGAGTATCCGGTTATAAAGTACATTTAGAATATCCAAACAAGACAGGCTACCTCCGGTATGTCCGGCCCCTGCATGCTTGATCCAGCGCAGAGCGCTTTTGCGGAGCTGGATCGATTTCAGCTCTAATTGTTCATCACTGTAGCTCATGGAAATATTGGATTAAGCGATTTCTCCCTGCACTATTTGAGAATCTAGGGAGCATCTTTGTTGTCTGAGCGGACTTCCGAACGGGCTCTACCAATTTCCCGTTCGAAGGTCTTACTCATACTTTGTCTTTCTAACAAATTTGATTCTGAACTGGCCCTACTCGCTGGGCTCTTCGTGGAAGTAAGTTTCCCAACCAAGATAGACCTCAAAGGACTCCTTCAAAATGTCCGCAGTATGCGACGCGTTCATCACGACGTGGTGTTCGAAGCCTTCACGACAAACGTGACGCATTAGCTTCTGCAGTTTTGGTACTTCGGCTACCGCGCGGTTGCCAAAGGTTTTCAGAGTATCGTCGGTCAACTTGCCTTCGCCGATGTAGGCACGGATAGTTCCGTTCGTATCATCCGTTGTGATACGCCCGTACGTTAGCGAGCTAGCTGGAGAACGTCCGTCGAGCGCGCCGTAAGTGTTTTCTTCGCCAATGGTTGTGCCTAGGATGGGAGCGGTCGCTATCTTAGGTTCCTTCAAAAAGGACTTCGCCCAATTACCACAGTGGAAAAGTACGCACTTGTCGTCCTCGGAGCCATAGTTGTTATTCCAATCAACCAAGGCGCTAGGCGTTCCGGAGGCCAACTGCATCGCGTACATGGTAAGGACTCCAGTTACATCCACTTCGCAAGCGCTTGGGGACAAGTCTTCACTCATCATGCTCATGCTAGTACAGACGTTGCAGCCGTGGTTGGCCTGCACGGAGGTCCAGCACTGCACAGCGGTCGCGTCCAAAGCGTTTTGCTCTACGAACTCGTCCAAGACGACACCAAGACGAGCCATCTGCGTCATCTTTTCAGCAGGGACCATGGAGGCGTTCGCATAAGCCTTAATCTCGGCGGTTTTCGCCAAAACCTTATCGTCATCGGCAGCGAACTTCTTCGCATCACCAAGGATTTCGGAAAGATCCACCGTAGTGACGCTGATTCCATTGCGTTCCAAAATTTTCTCGCTGTAGCGGACCGTATTGAAGGCTCCAGGACGAGCTCCCACTGCTCCAATGCGGCACCCACGAATTCCACCGACGACGCGGCAGACAGAAGCAAACTTCATCAAATCCTGCTTAAACGATTCGTCGCTCGGATGAACGACGTGCTTGCGTGTAAGTGAATACGGGATACCAGCTTGCCTGAGATTGTTGCAAACCGAGATTTTACCGCAAAACGCGTCACGGCGACGAATAACGTCGAGACGATCCAAATCGTCAGGATAGCCTTGCACCAAGATCGGCACGTTTAGGCCAGCAAGCTTGCAGGTATCAGCCACTCCTTTTTCGTCACCGAAATTCGGTAGGCAAACGAAGATACCATCAATATCTTCGCGACGAGACTTGAACAGCTCAGCACACTTACGAGCGTCGGCATGCGTTTCCACGCCACCAAGTTTTGTCTCTTCCTCAGAGAGCATGACCGCTTCGAAACCGAGCTCCTCGAAGAGCTTAATAATATCAGAGCGAGCCTCAGTCACCAGTTTGTCTGGGAAGAAGTCGCGATTGCCAAAAATAACGCCAAACGTTTGAGAGGGAGATTTCACAGTGTAGAATATCGTATAGGAAAGGCTCGAGACTTGGGGGTAAGCCAAAGAGCAAGGGGTTAATCTAAGAAGGTCCGGATCAAGTTATCCGGCTCAGGTTTACCGCAATATATCCTAACTTTATTTTCGTTTCCTCCTCTCGGCGGAGGCATAACACCTGTATCCTAAGGTCCTCTATTTTAAGCCTAATACTCCGATACCGTGGGATTGAACCATTGTTAGATCCCCCAACAAAACACCCTTAGGATTCCGTTGTTTTTCCTCCCGAAATGGGTAGCGATCCAAAGGTAATCGCGGTACTATCCTTCTGCTTCAAAAAGCCCCCCCCAAAAAAACAGAATGCCCCAGCTTTAACGGATCTGTGTCCGCCCCCCCCAATTCAGTGGACACTTAAACCTACCTGCGGGCACACCACAGCTAGACACGAACCCCGCTCAGCCTTGACAGAAACCAAGACAGCTTGCCGGTCACCTCGGATGGTCAATTCATTTGATCCAAATCGACCTGACTTCACTCCATACGGCCTGACCTGCGTGGAGTGGACTCCTGCTCCGATGGAGCGTCCCAACCACCATAACGAAATCGAACTGAACATGGTGGCGAAAGGAAGCCTAACCTATGATTTCGGCACGACCCAAATCACCACGCGAAGCGGAGAGCTCGCTGTTTTCTGGGCCTCCATTCCTCATCAAACGATCGAGTGCGAAGATGATACAAATTACTTCGTGGCCACTATTCCCTACTCGTGGTTTCTGCAATTTAAGCTCCCCACCGCATTTACGGAAGCGATCCAAAGAGGTTTTTTCCTCAAAGAGCCCATCGCACAACGCATAACCGAAGAATGCAGCCGTTTCTCAACTTGGCAAGAAGACTTGGAGGAAGGAACCGAAGAGGGGCGCGAAATAGTACTGATAGAAGTACAGGCACGACTTATGCGAATGGCGAAACGCATCGCGGATACCTTACCCCACGAGCCGCGTCCGAAAAACGCTCATTTCCATAAGGCCCGCTTAAGACACCTCGACCACGTCGAGCAGATGGCCTGCTACATCGCGCAGAATTATCTAAATCCGATAACTGCAAACCAAATCGGCAAAGCGACAAACCTTCACCCAAACTACGCCATGAGCCTTTTCAAGCGGTTCTTCGGAATGAGTATTGTAGATTACATTACATTCAATCGGAT
It encodes the following:
- a CDS encoding transketolase family protein: MYSSEAEAVAKGLGLKLGKANLQVFAATVESLASDDKQVVAVVSDSRGSGKLGPFGEAYPKQLVEVGIAEQNLVGIAAGLASAGKKVFAVSPSCFLTARSLEQIKNDVAYSDNPVTLVGISSGVSYGALGTTHHSLHDFAVLRAINNLHVVCPADNYEAEAAVRAAAALDKPVFLRFGKAPLFDLGKEKEQPFEFGKARVLREGDQLAFVATGEAVIHAYLAAEALKKESGLEARVISMHSLKPFDSDAVVAAARECGAVITVEEHMVNGGLGEACSSAILEAGASSCLFKRVAIPDEYTVTGSQADIFHHYGISMEGLVAAANEMLVKI
- a CDS encoding helix-turn-helix domain-containing protein — translated: MVNSFDPNRPDFTPYGLTCVEWTPAPMERPNHHNEIELNMVAKGSLTYDFGTTQITTRSGELAVFWASIPHQTIECEDDTNYFVATIPYSWFLQFKLPTAFTEAIQRGFFLKEPIAQRITEECSRFSTWQEDLEEGTEEGREIVLIEVQARLMRMAKRIADTLPHEPRPKNAHFHKARLRHLDHVEQMACYIAQNYLNPITANQIGKATNLHPNYAMSLFKRFFGMSIVDYITFNRITHAQRLLLTTDLKVPDIAHASGFLSISRFNEAFRSLSGTSPRNYRKERSY
- a CDS encoding L-fucose/L-arabinose isomerase family protein is translated as MKSPSQTFGVIFGNRDFFPDKLVTEARSDIIKLFEELGFEAVMLSEEETKLGGVETHADARKCAELFKSRREDIDGIFVCLPNFGDEKGVADTCKLAGLNVPILVQGYPDDLDRLDVIRRRDAFCGKISVCNNLRQAGIPYSLTRKHVVHPSDESFKQDLMKFASVCRVVGGIRGCRIGAVGARPGAFNTVRYSEKILERNGISVTTVDLSEILGDAKKFAADDDKVLAKTAEIKAYANASMVPAEKMTQMARLGVVLDEFVEQNALDATAVQCWTSVQANHGCNVCTSMSMMSEDLSPSACEVDVTGVLTMYAMQLASGTPSALVDWNNNYGSEDDKCVLFHCGNWAKSFLKEPKIATAPILGTTIGEENTYGALDGRSPASSLTYGRITTDDTNGTIRAYIGEGKLTDDTLKTFGNRAVAEVPKLQKLMRHVCREGFEHHVVMNASHTADILKESFEVYLGWETYFHEEPSE
- a CDS encoding transketolase, yielding MSYSDEQLELKSIQLRKSALRWIKHAGAGHTGGSLSCLDILNVLYNRILNVRPETFSSQDRDRYVQSKGHAVEALFAVLADAGFFEEKELETLCCYKSHYVGHPTRKVHGVEQNTGGLGHGLPICVGVALAGKMDQKNYRVFTLLGDGELAEGSNWEAAMAASHYGLDNLTAIIDCNTLQIAGRTKDVMNSEPLVEKWEAFGWAVRRIDGHSISELTEALKAPLEPGKPSMVIANTIKGKGVDFMEDVGKWHHGVPNDEEYERAMAGFDAMLAEKEGALS